One part of the Tachysurus fulvidraco isolate hzauxx_2018 chromosome 23, HZAU_PFXX_2.0, whole genome shotgun sequence genome encodes these proteins:
- the slc34a2b gene encoding solute carrier family 34 member 2b isoform X2 has protein sequence MQGVFSSLDSFTCLFAPWTFSARRFSLLVRYMSRRSRGRAMLAMAPRPEIGSDTSVSPPDLDTNSSKDAVVLPAYSTVALVDLDSDSINPWDLPELQDVGPKWSELDTKGKVLRVMTSIARLVLLLGFLYMFVCSLDILSSAFQLVGGKAAGDIFQDNVVLANPVAGLVIGVLVTVLVQSSSTSSSIVVSMVSSGLLEVQSAVPIIMGANIGTSITNTIVAVMQAGDRNEFRRAFAGATVHDFFNWLSVLILLPLEAATGVLYKLTKLIIDSFHIQTGQDAPDLLKVITTPLTKNIIELDSSVISGIATGDLSARNKSLIKIWCKKMKVTTLMNVTVPEQANCTVGVPCWTEGNQTWTQKNITETINLKKCSHLFASANLPDLAVGLILLALSLLVLCTCLILIVKLLNSMLRGQVAVVIKKVLNTDFPFPFAWVTGYLAILVGAGMTFIVQSSSVFTSAITPLVGIGVISIERAYPLTLGSNIGTTTTAILAAMASPGETLANSLQISLCHFFFNIFGIILWYPIPFTRVPIRLAKALGDRTAKYRWFAFVYLVLCFFILPLMVLGLSIAGWQVLVGVGVPVIVLLILVVVVNIMQSHFPHYLPPVLRNWDFLPRPLHSLKPWDRIVTRLMAFCGKRCCCCCKCCHKGEVNEEEKNKRGLEMYDNPTLSVDDGKSQIQTVSGTNL, from the exons ATGCAAGGTGTGTTCTCAAGCTTGGATTCCTTTACATGtttgtttgctccctggacattTTCAGCTCGGCGTTTCAGCTTGTTGGTG AGATACATGTCCAGGCGAAG CAGGGGGCGCGCGATGTTG GCAATGGCTCCACGGCCTGAGATTGGAAGTGACACCTCAGTCTCTCCACCAGATCTTG acacaaactcGTCCAAAGATGCCGTGGTGCTTCCAGCGTACTCCACCGTGGCTCTTGTGGATTTAGATTCTGATTCGATTAACCCGTGGGATCTTCCTGAGCTCCAGGATGTGGGGCCTAAATGGTCAG AACTGGACACAAAAGGAAAAGTTCTCCGAGTCATGACCTCGATCGCGAGGCTTGTTCTCTTGCTTGGATTCCTTTACATGtttgtttgctccctggacattTTGAGCTCGGCGTTTCAGCTTGTTGGTG gaaaaGCAGCTGGAGATATCTTTCAAGACAATGTGGTATTGGCCAACCCTGTGGCAGGGCTCGTGATTGGTGTCTTGGTTACGGTGTTGGTTCAGAGCTCCAGCACGTCTTCATCCATTGTGGTCAGCATGGTGTCATCTGGAT tactGGAGGTGCAGTCAGCAGTGCCTATTATTATGGGTGCTAACATCGGTACCTCCATCACCAACACCATCGTGGCTGTGATGCAGGCCGGAGATCGTAACGAGTTCCGCAG GGCATTTGCTGGAGCCACagttcatgatttttttaactGGCTGTCGGTGTTGATATTGCTGCCTCTGGAAGCAGCCACCGGTGTCCTGTACAAGCTCACCAAACTCATCATCGACTCATTCCATATCCAGACAGGCCAGGATGCCCCAGACTTACTTAAAGTCATCACTACACCGCTCACCAAGAACATCAtcgag CTGGACAGCTCTGTGATCAGTGGCATAGCCACTGGTGATCTTAGTGCTCGAAACAAGAGCCTGATCAAGATATGGTGCAAAAAGATGAAAGTCACG ACTCTAATGAATGTCACTGTTCCTGAGCAAGCAAACTGCACAGTTGGTGTCCCGTGCTGGACGGAGGGTAACCAGACATGGACACAGAAGAACATAACGGAGACCATCAACCTAAAAAAAT GTAGTCATCTTTTTGCCTCAGCGAATCTGCCCGATCTGGCCGTGGGTCTGATCCTGCTAGCTCTGTCCCTGCTGGTGCTCTGTACATGCCTCATTCTCATTGTCAAGCTGCTCAACTCCATGCTCAGGGGCCAGGTGGCTGTTGTCATTAAGAAGGTGCTTAATACAG ATTTCCCCTTTCCGTTTGCATGGGTTACTGGTTACCTTGCTATATTAGTAGGGGCAGGAATGACCTTCATCGTGCAAAGCAGTTCAGTCTTCACCTCTGCCATTACGCCTCTTGTTG GTATTGGTGTTATTAGCATTGAGCGAGCCTACCCCCTTACTCTTGGCTCCAATATTGGGACAACAACCACTGCTATTCTTGCTGCCATGGCAAGTCCTGGAGAAACACTGGCCAACTCGCTACAG ATCTCCCTGTGCCATTTCTTTTTCAACATCTTTGGTATAATCCTGTGGTACCCAATTCCTTTCACGCGTGTGCCTATCCGGCTGGCTAAAGCTCTGGGTGACCGAACAGCCAAATACCGTTGGTTTGCCTTCGTCTACCTGGTTCTTTGCTTCTTCATTCTGCCCTTGATGGTATTGGGGCTGTCCATCGCTGGCTGGCAGGTCCTCGTGGGGGTCGGCGTGCCCGTGATCGTGCTGTTGATCTTAGTGGTTGTGGTGAACATCATGCAGTCACACTTCCCACACTACCTGCCTCCTGTGCTTCGCAATTGGGACTTTCTTCCCCGGCCACTGCACTCACTCAAACCGTGGGACCGCATCGTCACCAGGTTGATGGCCTTCTGTGGGAAacgatgctgctgctgctgcaagtGCTGCCATAAGGGAGAAGTGAACGAGGAGGAGAAGAATAAGAGGGGCTTGGAGATGTACGACAACCCCACGCTTTCTGTAGACGACGGGAAAAGCCAGATTCAGACAGTCTCTGGAACAAATCTGTAG
- the slc34a2b gene encoding solute carrier family 34 member 2b isoform X3, protein MQGVFSSLDSFTCLFAPWTFSARRFSLLVRYMSRRRGRAMLAMAPRPEIGSDTSVSPPDLDTNSSKDAVVLPAYSTVALVDLDSDSINPWDLPELQDVGPKWSELDTKGKVLRVMTSIARLVLLLGFLYMFVCSLDILSSAFQLVGGKAAGDIFQDNVVLANPVAGLVIGVLVTVLVQSSSTSSSIVVSMVSSGLLEVQSAVPIIMGANIGTSITNTIVAVMQAGDRNEFRRAFAGATVHDFFNWLSVLILLPLEAATGVLYKLTKLIIDSFHIQTGQDAPDLLKVITTPLTKNIIELDSSVISGIATGDLSARNKSLIKIWCKKMKVTTLMNVTVPEQANCTVGVPCWTEGNQTWTQKNITETINLKKCSHLFASANLPDLAVGLILLALSLLVLCTCLILIVKLLNSMLRGQVAVVIKKVLNTDFPFPFAWVTGYLAILVGAGMTFIVQSSSVFTSAITPLVGIGVISIERAYPLTLGSNIGTTTTAILAAMASPGETLANSLQISLCHFFFNIFGIILWYPIPFTRVPIRLAKALGDRTAKYRWFAFVYLVLCFFILPLMVLGLSIAGWQVLVGVGVPVIVLLILVVVVNIMQSHFPHYLPPVLRNWDFLPRPLHSLKPWDRIVTRLMAFCGKRCCCCCKCCHKGEVNEEEKNKRGLEMYDNPTLSVDDGKSQIQTVSGTNL, encoded by the exons ATGCAAGGTGTGTTCTCAAGCTTGGATTCCTTTACATGtttgtttgctccctggacattTTCAGCTCGGCGTTTCAGCTTGTTGGTG AGATACATGTCCAGGCGAAG GGGGCGCGCGATGTTG GCAATGGCTCCACGGCCTGAGATTGGAAGTGACACCTCAGTCTCTCCACCAGATCTTG acacaaactcGTCCAAAGATGCCGTGGTGCTTCCAGCGTACTCCACCGTGGCTCTTGTGGATTTAGATTCTGATTCGATTAACCCGTGGGATCTTCCTGAGCTCCAGGATGTGGGGCCTAAATGGTCAG AACTGGACACAAAAGGAAAAGTTCTCCGAGTCATGACCTCGATCGCGAGGCTTGTTCTCTTGCTTGGATTCCTTTACATGtttgtttgctccctggacattTTGAGCTCGGCGTTTCAGCTTGTTGGTG gaaaaGCAGCTGGAGATATCTTTCAAGACAATGTGGTATTGGCCAACCCTGTGGCAGGGCTCGTGATTGGTGTCTTGGTTACGGTGTTGGTTCAGAGCTCCAGCACGTCTTCATCCATTGTGGTCAGCATGGTGTCATCTGGAT tactGGAGGTGCAGTCAGCAGTGCCTATTATTATGGGTGCTAACATCGGTACCTCCATCACCAACACCATCGTGGCTGTGATGCAGGCCGGAGATCGTAACGAGTTCCGCAG GGCATTTGCTGGAGCCACagttcatgatttttttaactGGCTGTCGGTGTTGATATTGCTGCCTCTGGAAGCAGCCACCGGTGTCCTGTACAAGCTCACCAAACTCATCATCGACTCATTCCATATCCAGACAGGCCAGGATGCCCCAGACTTACTTAAAGTCATCACTACACCGCTCACCAAGAACATCAtcgag CTGGACAGCTCTGTGATCAGTGGCATAGCCACTGGTGATCTTAGTGCTCGAAACAAGAGCCTGATCAAGATATGGTGCAAAAAGATGAAAGTCACG ACTCTAATGAATGTCACTGTTCCTGAGCAAGCAAACTGCACAGTTGGTGTCCCGTGCTGGACGGAGGGTAACCAGACATGGACACAGAAGAACATAACGGAGACCATCAACCTAAAAAAAT GTAGTCATCTTTTTGCCTCAGCGAATCTGCCCGATCTGGCCGTGGGTCTGATCCTGCTAGCTCTGTCCCTGCTGGTGCTCTGTACATGCCTCATTCTCATTGTCAAGCTGCTCAACTCCATGCTCAGGGGCCAGGTGGCTGTTGTCATTAAGAAGGTGCTTAATACAG ATTTCCCCTTTCCGTTTGCATGGGTTACTGGTTACCTTGCTATATTAGTAGGGGCAGGAATGACCTTCATCGTGCAAAGCAGTTCAGTCTTCACCTCTGCCATTACGCCTCTTGTTG GTATTGGTGTTATTAGCATTGAGCGAGCCTACCCCCTTACTCTTGGCTCCAATATTGGGACAACAACCACTGCTATTCTTGCTGCCATGGCAAGTCCTGGAGAAACACTGGCCAACTCGCTACAG ATCTCCCTGTGCCATTTCTTTTTCAACATCTTTGGTATAATCCTGTGGTACCCAATTCCTTTCACGCGTGTGCCTATCCGGCTGGCTAAAGCTCTGGGTGACCGAACAGCCAAATACCGTTGGTTTGCCTTCGTCTACCTGGTTCTTTGCTTCTTCATTCTGCCCTTGATGGTATTGGGGCTGTCCATCGCTGGCTGGCAGGTCCTCGTGGGGGTCGGCGTGCCCGTGATCGTGCTGTTGATCTTAGTGGTTGTGGTGAACATCATGCAGTCACACTTCCCACACTACCTGCCTCCTGTGCTTCGCAATTGGGACTTTCTTCCCCGGCCACTGCACTCACTCAAACCGTGGGACCGCATCGTCACCAGGTTGATGGCCTTCTGTGGGAAacgatgctgctgctgctgcaagtGCTGCCATAAGGGAGAAGTGAACGAGGAGGAGAAGAATAAGAGGGGCTTGGAGATGTACGACAACCCCACGCTTTCTGTAGACGACGGGAAAAGCCAGATTCAGACAGTCTCTGGAACAAATCTGTAG